In Asterias rubens chromosome 10, eAstRub1.3, whole genome shotgun sequence, the following proteins share a genomic window:
- the LOC117295264 gene encoding cardioacceleratory peptide receptor-like: MNTESTDSATQMFTTIYTVEITEMLTFHENETVGEPGPGKNNWLPMEFQIGALWFLFALGVLGNLLVFQWMRFNRHRKSRVNTIVLGIASADLSVCLFAILATAIIETTAVWNAGNVLCKIVMFFQGAALISSGNMIAVMAIDRHQAVRSPLSAFVPAWKLVAGGWTIAAVLALPQFLVWLVKERDGREYCGTNLQGQLPRTAYLTYVAFITFLIPFVVITVAYVRLCKTIWDKARECSGKRREGQIELRRVPTGTLTKAKKKTLKMTIVIIAAFVLCGSPYFIVEMLKTYHVVTSNVYPLFSIFAVSNSAVNPYVFLFFNVSLRFWKDMFPCFAKQSPEATYNRYSVKFSSSNSRQQSKSFSDPTTRVTDIESGVTINCTD; this comes from the coding sequence ATGAATACGGAGTCAACAGATTCAGCAACGCAGATGTTCACCACTATATATACAGTCGAGATAACCGAGATGCTCACTTTCCACGAGAACGAGACGGTGGGCGAGCCAGGCCCCGGAAAGAACAACTGGCTCCCGATGGAGTTCCAGATCGGCGCGCTTTGGTTCCTGTTCGCCCTAGGTGTTCTCGGAAATCTACTAGTGTTCCAATGGATGCGGTTCAATAGGCACCGTAAATCAAGGGTCAACACTATTGTTCTGGGTATAGCTAGTGCAGACTTATCGGTCTGCCTCTTTGCTATATTGGCCACGGCCATCATCGAAACGACGGCGGTGTGGAACGCCGGGAATGTCCTCTGTAAAATCGTCATGTTCTTCCAGGGAGCTGCGCTTATAAGCAGTGGGaatatgattgccgtgatggcCATCGACAGACACCAGGCTGTACGCAGCCCTCTCAGTGCGTTCGTCCCCGCATGGAAGCTTGTCGCCGGTGGCTGGACGATCGCCGCGGTGCTGGCCTTACCGCAATTCCTCGTGTGGCTCGTCAAGGAGAGAGACGGTCGGGAATACTGTGGTACAAACCTGCAGGGGCAACTGCCTCGCACGGCGTACCTGACGTACGTCGCCTTTATAACGTTCCTGATCCCGTTTGTCGTCATCACCGTGGCTTACGTACGGCTGTGCAAGACAATCTGGGACAAGGCCCGGGAGTGTTCGGGCAAGAGACGCGAAGGGCAGATCGAATTGCGTCGTGTGCCCACAGGCACCCTGACCAAGGCCAAGAAGAAGACTCTGAAGATGACAATAGTCATCATCGCCGCCTTCGTCCTATGCGGCTCCCCGTACTTCATTGTCGAGATGCTCAAAACCTATCATGTGGTAACGAGTAACGTATACCCCCTATTCAGTATCTTTGCCGTGTCCAACTCGGCCGTCAACCCGTATGTGTTCCTTTTCTTTAATGTCTCATTGCGATTCTGGAAGGATATGTTTCCATGCTTCGCCAAGCAGAGTCCCGAGGCCACGTACAACCGCTACTCGGTGAAGTTCTCCTCGTCGAATTCACGGCAACAGTCCAAGTCGTTCAGTGATCCGACTACGCGCGTTACGGACATTGAATCTGGAGTAACTATCAACTGCACGGACTGA